The following DNA comes from Castanea sativa cultivar Marrone di Chiusa Pesio chromosome 10, ASM4071231v1.
TTTGAAGCTCTCGAGGAGAGCAAAAGCAGGAGTAACAGCTCGGTTGATTCGTGTATCGAGGGCTTTAGTAGCCATGGCTAAAGACTGTAAAGGAGATAGTCTTCTTGATGCTGTTGAAAGAGTTCTATCTAAAAGATCAAACTTTTTGTCCATCTTTCCAAGGCTTTCTTCCATTTTGGATGAGGTTTGCAACAGAGTTTTCAGATCTGAACACGCAAACTCCAGCTGGGCAAGCATTGTATCCTCTTCATTGAGCGCCATCAATTCTGATCTTCACGCACGCTGAGCCAGTGTCTAGTTTGTACGTGGTATTGGGGTTGGGCTGGTTGAGCTTGtgttatatatatgaatattgACACACACAATGTTTTTGGAGCAAGAACAGGACATGAAGAACCACCATAAGAGACTCGATCTCGATACAAACTAAGAACAAATGGCATTTGCTTCACAGAAACGAACAAATGGCAATTGAAAAAGCTAGGAATATGTAGTATGCACAGCCGGTATGCTTTAATCCCAAACAACCAGTCCAAAACAAAGCATTCTTTCACCAAAAAATTACCCTGGCATCTATAAACCGAAGTAGTCAACTATGGGCCTCAGCAAGCCTGGCCCGTTGTGCATGGAAGTTATCagtatttcatttaaaatattttatttaaactttaaaatttatttgaattacttgTAATCCATTTGAAACTAATTCTCATCAAACTTTATTGTTaatttgaataaataattttatcattttctaaataattattcagtcattttcaaaatatttcattataatttaatttcataACTTATTTGAAAAGAgtaaatgttaaataaattaattgttttacAATGACAAAATGTGTTCAGCTTAAGTATGAACTTGATTGGATTTAAGTATATTTTCCCAAGGTGCTCATACCTGCGAAGCCTTGGCAAGTAgcctcttataaaaaaataaaataaaataaaaactcattcaAACCCTCACACCCCTATTATGTTAAAATCTCATTTCCCAAAAATTAACCTATAGCAAAATGGTTGCACCCTCTTATATTGTTCGTATTTTAGTTAAAAGCACAGAAGAATAGCTTTACATGTTTATGGGGGCTAAATGCTACAAGCCCCTTGTATGGATTACAACCTCATTTAAATGCtacttttcattatttaatttctaAAACAACCATGATTGTTTAGTTCAAATTGATTTTcctaaaaacacaaattaaggataaaatgattaaataagtttagattaaaataaaaagatagtaggtgtaagtgcacaattgcacctggacccaaaaacagttatgggctcaggcccaatgagccttaaacaataagaatttgtagagtgtgggcttggaatccaggttagaagtgtgtgaggattaaatgacaaactaaagattgcaagtagttggaaacagcaaggagtaatgtaaataggtctcctcggacgtaagccgagagctgttcttatattatatctctctctttgtcttttgtccttttaggttacaaaaagtctctctctcttttctgtctcaaattgctctttaaatactactcttttgaatgttttgtacacgtgttgcctcaccttcCCCTTaaactagatatttcttttctcagtgcctttgaatagtgaccagaagtttctcttccactgtttaggtgtcacttccccataaatgcggccaaggtggtagatgcagggtctttaatgtggaggtagcagcctttatctttgactttTCTTCAATACCGGTGCTTCTGgagcgttctagggttcacccctttttaccattggccttaactgtgtcattccctaatcttcactatgaaatcccgagttcttcggtgttcatccgagggtaagttcaccctcggctggatctttggatcctcggcgtatgggccgacccatagcactaacaatttctaaccccagggtcaggtcggccttccttaacacggcccaaaaggcccacgttcccatcaggatctttttgccccacacagtaggtaaaataattttaattgagaAACATCTATTAATTATAACTAagtttatgtatgtatgtaacattttttttaattaaaaaaaaaaggttcctaTATGTGCATACAGTGAGTAATTTTgaacaattgataatttttttaatttaaaatgtctTTAAGCATGCACATAGACCGTGCATGAggttaataaataataaattttttataatttataaattagtaATTGCAATTAAATATTAACCatgttttttttacttttgttagaAGAAATAATAGTATActttatttattcataaatcttgaaattctaatttttattttcgtGAATCtaggtataatattttattattttatttagatttattttgatatataataCCTTAATCTGTAAATTTTATTGTGAATTATAATGTTTCTAAACTTACTTTGATCAATAACTCAATTTGTAAAgtcttttattttagaataagaaATCTGGACTTCAAATTccacatgtaaaaaaaaaaaaaatcatgtcataactcataagttAAAAATCTATGATatctatatttaaaataaaactaaaaaaagacaaaatactCAACATTTCTTAGTGATGAGATGGCAGTAGAAGTTGGAAAAAGCCAAATGGCCTTGCCAAAAGGAGCCACGTACAAATTTTCTGGTAATTTGACTACTAATTTCCAAGACGAATCGTGCTACAACCATTACCGCCTAGTGCGTACCTTGAATCtttgtttggcaaaaaaaaaatggcgaGCTCTCAATCTCTGCAACGAGGCCTCAATCTCGCTCGTGCTCATCGATCGGTTTTCTTATCAACTACGAGATATTTCTCTTCGGCTTCGGACGCCTTGGTGGAGGTCAAGCCTGGTGACGTCGGCAAAGTTTCTGGAGTACCTGAAGATCACCTTCGAAGACGGGTACGCTCTTCGCTTTTCCTCTCACCTCTCGTTATTTCTAGCCATTcagtttcttgttttttttttttttttaaaattttttttatcatttcgTTGAGTTTtcgtttggttgctgagaaaatgtagGATTAAGAGAGAATTGAATCGgaatttttaattattcttattattttttgggattATTATATTAACAATTTAACGCTGAGAAATGAGAATCGTGTTAAAGGTGCGTTTGGATAAACAGTTGGAAAATGGTGTTGAGTTTAAAACGAGTGCTTGTGAAAAAAGCTACTGTAATTGCAAAACagaattttggattttaaaaacGATATTTTAAGCTCCCAAAATGCCTAACCAAACGAATTTACTAGAATTCTCAGATATTTGGCTGaggaattgtaattttttattttcttgtggaAATGGCTGTTAGGAAAAATCTGGGAAGCAcaggtgcggcgtttgggccgccacACCCGCGGCCTGATGCGGGGACGCGCAGGTGACGCCGCTGCCTGCCCGTCCGTGCCGCGTTGggcattaaaaatataatttttttggcgCAATTCGCGCTGATTTGCGCCTATTCGGACCGACGTGCGCGAAATCGGGCCGATTTGGGCCGATTTGGCccgaatcggtccgtatcgggcgcaaaccgataccggccgaaattcaaaagaaaaaaaaaataacaagtgCGTAATCGTTTAACTtggccgaaaaaaaaaaaaaaaaaaaagtgcaaacgcaccgtttggaaaaaaaccaagacccagccctctccctcttcatttttcttgcgcctctctcccactctctgccttcactcttcagctaggctctctcacattctctgtattctagttattatttattattgctcttaaatttggtatatatttatataatgtgaaaaaagtatgtttagcaatatattaaaaatataaataaaaatatttttaataattttttaatcgccgcacctgCATCCGAATCccaaaacgcacccgtgcttcatagggaAAAATTAGCTTATGTGCTTTATTGGAGCTATCCTTGAAATCATGCTGATTTGGGatggattttttatttcttattttggaTGTAGCGGTTATCAGATTGCTCTTGATTTATTGtataatttgatataaaaaaaaaatgctatagcAAAAGCCAACGAGTAATGTTGTGGAGCTAAAAAATAGTAGCATATAAGAAGCACGGACACTTTATTTAGGGTGCCGTACTCGTATCGTACTGGCcgttttatattataatttttcaaaaattactaaTATCATTGTATTGTACCATTTTTGTACTAGTACTTGCGTCTATATTCGTGTTTCCTAAGTGTCTGTGCTTCCTAAGTATGCTCTTGCCATAGATGgactaaatagaattcatatgtaaaagaaagaaaagatttcatatattttattgaaattgaacAATAATATAATACAAATGAGCTGTCGCCCAAACGAAACCTCCTTCCCATCAGAGGTGAAGACTGAAGAGTAAGGTTGTGGATTCAAAACTAACTAGATGCGCATGTcaatttaccaataaaaaatttgtacaacAAAATAGTTacttttcttatatttataaaataagttaTATGATGGAAGCTTTCATGTAAGGCCAGAATTTTTGTGAAGACTAAAAATTAGGTTCtatgattaaaataaataataaaaattctttaatttttttttcaaacttttagtAATAGAATCTTAATTGATAAGATATTGCAGTGAATGactcttttataaataaaaaatagtgttaaatgtgtaaataaaGGAGCAAAGCTGCAAAAGGACCATCCATGTGGTACAGAGaacaaaaaaagggggaaaatataaaaggaaaaatcagagGACAGCCACTTGTTGCAACTGCGGTTtgtaggaaattttttattatatagtatatgatattcattttttagttcTGCTGTTCtagtattgatttttttgataagatccattcttaaattatgaatgtcttatcaatttttttggtGCTCTGTGAGCTGTGGTTTGTTGTTTTATAATTGACCATACAGTCAGTATATGTATAATGGTGTCAAATTCTAGTGGATCATGATATATTCTTGAGGACACCATCCAAGATGCATAGTATTGTTAACAACTTTTTActgttttttaaattgaaaaatttccGGGTTACATTGCTTAATTTATGAATGCCAGGTCATAATTTACTCACCCGGCCGAACTGCTACACAACAAGGCTCTAGGAAAATTGGGCGTTGGAGAATTAATTTTATGTCTACTCAGAAGTACGTTCTGTCCATTCATGTGGAAAATTAATTCTCTAATGAAATACCTTCCACTAAGCATCAACTAATATCTATGTTTAACATACTGGTTAGGATTTTATCAATCAAATCATTTGCAAGGATAATGTGTATCTATACCAATAGCCAGGTCACCTTCATGTTATCACCATTTATTCTCTGTAATCCAATGTTTCTATCATGTTTTAGGAcactcacctttttttttcctcctgcCAAAATTATCTGAGAGCAGTTCCATACTTCCATATGACAATTGCGCCAGttcattaaaaaatagatatacatatatatgacAATTGCACCTCCATCTTGTCTCATGTGATTGGTAGAGGGGTAGGGTGTAATGTAAAGGAAGAACCTTCTCAACCTCTTATGGCTCAGACACAAAATTGGATCTCCATGAGACCTGTTGGCTTTGGGCATGAATTATAAGGCTAAAAGGTCCATGGTTCAAGTACcaatgaagagagaaaaatgcatacaaataaaaaatgaatttagcTGTACTAAGTACCTAAAGCTGAAGATAGTTGTGCTTAAAACTGCCAGAAAATGTATTTTATGACCTTATGTGCTCTAACCTATGTTCATTAATAACATGGCTTATGCCATTTCTTTACCTGACATTGTGCAGGTGGGAAAATCCATTGATGGGTTGGACATCCACAGGGGACCCGTATGCCTATGTGGGTGAGGCAGCATTAGATTTTGATAGTGAAGAGGCTGCAAAAGCATTTGCTGAGAAATATGGTTGGGAATACGTGGTAGGTGCCTCTTTAGTCAGTAATTCCACTATGCAGATAAATTATATCTGAATCAGATTGTCTTTGAAATGTTGATCTTGTAGATACTCTATGAAAGTATGTATGACTTTATTGACCTTTATTTCATATGGTTTTTATCTCATTAATTCTATGTAGCTTCCTCTCCCATTTCTAGTATAATCTTCCAGTATGAAAAATTCATATGGAGTCCAAGAAGTTTTTCTATTGAAGCTTGCTTATTGATTGGATGAACTGCATCTTCACTAgacagttttttcttttcttttcttttctcttctccctAATCTTCAGGAGCTGACACATCCCTTATGTTTGAGCAAGGATGTTAACTTGTCTTTGAAAATGTATGAATGAGATTCCGTTAGACAAGAAAGAAGTAAAACTTAGTCAAAACACATTAGTCAGAGAACAACTCAACTAA
Coding sequences within:
- the LOC142612988 gene encoding NADH dehydrogenase [ubiquinone] iron-sulfur protein 4, mitochondrial-like, with protein sequence MASSQSLQRGLNLARAHRSVFLSTTRYFSSASDALVEVKPGDVGKVSGVPEDHLRRRVIIYSPGRTATQQGSRKIGRWRINFMSTQKWENPLMGWTSTGDPYAYVGEAALDFDSEEAAKAFAEKYGWEYVVKKRHTPILKPKSYADNYKWRGPPKTQAD